From the genome of Motacilla alba alba isolate MOTALB_02 chromosome 13, Motacilla_alba_V1.0_pri, whole genome shotgun sequence, one region includes:
- the SAP30L gene encoding histone deacetylase complex subunit SAP30L — MNGFSTEEDSRDGPPAAPFYGQSCCLIDDGDRCVRPAGNASFSKRIQKSISQKKLKLDIDKSVRHLYICDFHKNFIQSVRNKRKRKTSDDGGDSPEHDTDVPEVDLFQLQVNTLRRYKRHYKLQTRPGLNKAQLAETVSRHFRNIPVNEKETLAYFIYMVKNNKSRLDQKSESSKQLD, encoded by the exons ATGAATGGGTTCAGCACCGAGGAGGACAGCCGGGATgggccgcccgccgcccccttTTAcggccagagctgctgcctcatcGACGACGGGGACCGCTGCGTGCGCCCCGCCGGCAACGCGTCCTTCAGCAAGAGGATCCAGAAGAGCATCTCGCAGAAGAAGCTGAAGCTGGACATCGACAAAAGT GTGCGACATCTGTACATTTGTGATTTTCACAAGAACTTCATTCAAAGTGTTCGGaacaaaaggaagaggaagacgAGCGATGATGGAGGCGACTCTCCTGAGCACGACACGGATGTTCCGGAG GTTGACTTGTTCCAGCTCCAAGTGAACACCCTGCGACGTTACAAGAGACATTATAAGTTGCAGACTAGGCCTGGACTCAACAAGGCTCAGCTTGCAGAA ACTGTCAGTCGTCATTTCAGGAATATTCCAGTGAATGAGAAGGAGACACTTGCATATTTCATCTACATGGTGAAGAACAACAAGAGCAGGCTGGACCAGAAATCAGAAAGCAGCAAACAGCTCGACTGA